In the Vanessa cardui chromosome 10, ilVanCard2.1, whole genome shotgun sequence genome, one interval contains:
- the LOC124533069 gene encoding required for meiotic nuclear division protein 1 homolog: MTVFISRIVSRSLRQVSKTIVPCVSECLPARTYSFQKKNDLFRNGQPFCRKYSNDNIIPTTMAMDNTCLPLKKKTVHKKLELEDLTKKEGHFLTLAYATAYSYDLKALREGLLQQKLYEPGTLKAQEIGDVVVANAVYAIGDEPREIIFFREGAVVFWNCTELEANNVLEFVKPYEEESYPTDVVKKEREVMSYQYQPTAKRCYLQESCFVLVPNNDNSLERYSFSHAMAQSARLGAWEARLAALAADVRAHAAVMQRDGAAHVEKKEVVRKLGELFSLRHRLNVESDLLDTPDFYWEEERLERLYSNTVAYFTIPRRTRVLNERLSHCVELLELLSSWAADRHHVRLEWMVIALILAEVCFELLHCCERYLFDSHQR, from the exons ATGACTGTATTTATATCAAGAATAGTGTCGAGGTCCTTGCGTCAAGTGTCTAAAACAATTGTACCATGTGTATCTGAATGTTTACCGGCAAGAACTTATtcatttcagaaaaaaaatgatttatttcgcAATGGACAGCCGTTTTGTAGAAAATActcaaatgataatattataccaaCGACTATGGCAATGGACAACACATGTTTACCattgaaaaagaaaacagtTCACAAAAAACTCGAACTTGAAGATTTAACTAAGAAAGAAGGCCATTTCTTAACTTTAGCTTATGCCACAGCATATTCGTATGATCTTAAGGCTTTAAGGGAGGGATTGCTGCAACAGAAGCTCTACGAACCGGGAAC ATTAAAAGCTCAAGAAATAGGGGATGTGGTGGTAGCTAATGCAGTTTATGCAATTGGTGATGAACCACGGGAGATCATATTTTTCCGAGAAGGAGCGGTTGTTTTTTGGAATTGCACAGAATTAGAAGCTAATAATGTACTGGAGTTTGTGAAACC ATATGAAGAAGAAAGCTATCCAACAGATGTTGTGAAAAAGGAAAGGGAGGTGATGTCATACCAATACCAGCCTACAGC aaAGAGATGTTATCTTCAAGAATCATGTTTCGTTTTGGTGCCAAATAATGACAATTCGCTGGAGAGGTATTCATTCAG CCACGCCATGGCGCAGTCGGCGCGGCTGGGCGCGTGGGAGGCGCGGCTGGCGGCGCTGGCGGCCGATGTGCGCGCGCACGCCGCAGTCATGCAGCGCGACGGCGCCGCACACGTCGAGAAGAAGGAG GTTGTCCGTAAGTTGGGCGAGCTGTTCTCCCTCCGGCATCGACTGAACGTGGAGTCCGACCTTCTGGACACACCCGACTTCTACTGGGAGGAGGAGAGGCTGGAGCGACTGTACTCCAACACGGTCGCATACTTCACCATACCGAGGCGCACCAGG GTGTTGAACGAGCGTCTGTCGCACTGCGTGGAGTTGTTAGAGCTGCTGTCGTCGTGGGCGGCGGACCGTCACCACGTGCGCCTCGAGTGGATGGTCATCGCCCTCATCCTGGCTGAGGTCTGCTTCGAGCTGCTGCACTGCTGCGAGCGCTACTTGTTCGACTCGCATCAGCGGTAG